In Erigeron canadensis isolate Cc75 chromosome 8, C_canadensis_v1, whole genome shotgun sequence, the DNA window aaaatcaaaaacattccgtcaaatttcattccttcatattcaaatttcaattcctttgacAGATTTCATTCCTTTCCAAAACATTTTATGAACCAAACGCTCCCTAAATAATTGAGAAAAACCCCCTTTTTGCAAGATTTAAACCCATGATGTATGCATATCCAAAGACTCTATCCCATTTCCTAATGATCATTGAGCTAAAGCTTTTGGACagataatttatagttacataaCCTTTTGTCTTGGAAGTGATCAAGGAAATGATTGAAACTGAAAACGGACTGTCAAACTTTAATAATGAGAAACatcttttaataataatgaaaatacaaTTCTACATTTCTACTTCTatgaaatatatgtttttgtggACGAAGATACTCAGtactaattaagtaattatacCTTTAATTTTCATGCGAGGCGCAAAGTATTAccctttaaaatttaaatattagatTACACAATCACAAATACAACGTCTTATATCTTGTTACAGGCGTCTAACGGGTAGAGATCACCTCAAGTTATCCCAACTTGAGGGGTAAAGTTGGGAGGATCTTAGCTCTTGAttcaaaatcaaaggttaaaattaaaatatgaatattaaatcttgacctttgattttaatttaagacTTATGATCTTTCTAATTTTACCCTCAAGTTACTACTAGGGAATCCTCACCGCGTCTAACATGTCTTCCCCGGATTGGtggatatatatttatttggtGATGTCATTAGTTGCGGAACGCATGTAATGTGGAATTAAGTCCATCTAGAACTGCTTGATTAATTTAAGCTCTTATTTTACACCCTGTATATTGTAGTAATAATAAAGAATGAAGCCTTTTCTAACAAATATGTACCAACAATGTCAATGTGGTTCTTAGGCCCTCCTTTTAGAGAATATCACTATAATAGCCCTTGACAAGAACCAGACTTTTAGATAATGTTCAAATATACCCAGACATATCTATCAAGGTCGATTCACTTTTTGGTTGTTGGGTagagattctctcaagttagAAGTAACttgatgattaaagttaaaaggttaataaccattttaaaatcaatggtcaagattcatttatcatttttgaatcttgacctttgatttcaaATCAATGGTCGAGATCATCCAACTTTACCCTCAAATTACTTCCAACTTGAGGGTTCTCAATCCTTGGTTGCTTTAGGCTAAAACTAATTTTAGgtgttttgttaaaaaaaagacaccaccaaaaatctttttttatacCGGGACCTGAggccaacaaaaataaaaataaaaaacttataagaCACGTTAAAATCATTATATTATGGCAAAACACTGCACGAAACCTTTTAAAGACCAAACACGAATCCTCCCAAGACCAGGTTCTGCATGTCTTGTTAATAGGTTCGTGTCAGAATTTTTCagctttaattataatttatctcactttttattaatttacaatACATTTATCTAACCACATCATTTGATAATATATCTCCAAGTTAAATCAAGATAATCAAGATTCCCTTATTTTTTTCGTCTATAAAGCATGTACAATTAGGCATACTTgacaattacaaaaaaaatgtttccATGATCTCCTAAATATGAGTATATTCTTACTAAAGGGCGATTTATGtaaattttctttcaaagaACTTGACTTCATCAAAGTCTTAACAATACCCATGTGGGACACCCatgtttaaatattttatagaaCATCCCAATTATTCAATACTCACATTCCTTTACCTCTTCTCCAAGAAGTCAATATGCCAATTTAGAACCTTCCTATATCAACTCTTTGTTCTCCACTTTCACATCATCTATAAATTACAAACTACATTCCATTGAATATTTAGCAGTTGAACCAAATCTTTCACACAAAAccttcattttatccttcatttctttccaagtttatcaaaattaaaaccATTCATAACTACCTTAATTtccaaaaacaaattaaaaacgaCATATGGCTTTCATATGTGGATCTCATGCCAACCAAGAAGAAGACGATTTTGAAGTATTTTTTTCAGTTCCATCAACTCCTCAAAGAAAACCAACAAGAAGACATAGCTTTTGTAGTAGAAGCAACAAGGAAAACAATAAGAACCCGTATTCGAACCGTGGGCTAGATAAATTTGAAGCTCTTTTGGCGGATCTTGATGGGAAGAGACAAAAGATTTATACACAAAAAGGGTCCGAAGATATATCATTAGTTCGGTTTGTGTATTCAAGTTCTAGTGATGTAAAACCAATTATTGTCAaggtcaaaaatcaaaaaaagcAAGACAAAGATCAAAAAAAGCAAGACAAAGATCACAACATTAAGCTAGAAAACACGAAATTGTCTATATTACCTCCTAAACATCACGGTGAAGCTAGGAACACGTCTAGAGATATGGTAATAATGCAACAAGGAAAATCTTGGTATAGTGTTGATCAATTGAGTAAGAAGTTTGGTGAATGGTGGAAGCCTTGGTATAGTTTACCTCTTTTCGTGATTTTGGTTTTggtgtttttgattttttttggaCGGTCTGTCGCGATTTTGTGCACTTCTTTAGGATGGTATCTAGTGCCCATGATTAACGAGAGATCCGATAACATGAAAAAACCgaagaaaaatatgaagaaagAGTACTCGAGAAAAGCTAGCGAGAAGATCGTTACGTCTCCAAGAAGTGTTCTTAACAATAATGGGTTAATTAGTTGatgaattttgaaaatttgttcGATTGAGATCCAAGATTAACTTAATTAACATGTGTttcttcttgattttttttttttttttgaatcttTTGTTGCCAATTTTGAACGATATGGACGATGGATCCATGtacatattttagtttatttgtttattattttggGTACATTTTTGAATATTGGAAGTAAGTGCGTTGGGACGTCAATGTCGCTTGAACAATTTTCCTACAAATGTTTAACTCGTTCttgtaatgaaaaaaaaaatgttaatattgttattatattttatggCTTTgcactgttaaaaaaaatatctaagaCTTGATGGTGGATTTCGGGCAGAGATCCCCTCAAGTTATCACAAATTAAGGGGTAAAGTTGAGAGGATCTTTTTAAGGGGTAAAGTTGACCTTTGAttcaaagttaaaaattaagattaaaatataaatattaaatcttgacccttgatttaattaatttatgggTCATGATCTTCTTAACTTTACTCCTCAAGTTAGtagtaacttgagggaatccacACCTGGATTTACGTGTTTGGTTATGGCATGTCAATTATATACACTTCAAGATTATCTTAATGACAGTAAAATCAACGGAAagttttttgtaaataaagatGACTTGTAAATCTTGCAATAATATGTTAATATCAAGAAGACTTTAGGGGGTATTTGGTAGGactgaatcaaagagaatgaaaacataataaagaatgaatatagtgggaaagagaatgagtatttagaaagaaaatggattccgtcgtttggtacaagcagagaatgaatatataaaaaatacaaaatttcaaataataaattaaatttaataaatagcatcactaaaaccaaaataaaaaataaaaaaaaatttcattcctATCCATTCTCTACATTTTATAGAGAATTGAGAGAATGAAATCGATTCTCACTTCTCTATTCTCTTTTCCATTCTCTATTGTAACCAAACAAAAGAAGTatttctcattctctttccatcattttcattacattgtatcaaacacccccttataatacgtataatataaaagaaaaaaaaagatcaaaCAAAATTGAAGAAGAATGACGAGAATGCTGAGGACATGTATACCGatactagcgttgtacccgcgcgatgcagcggggaataagaaaaaaacgccggtggtttgatggtggtttgtgaggcggcggcgatgaaaaagaaaaaaaaataagccggctgcggtggatggtggtttgatggtggtttttggggtggtggtggatggtgtttatggggggatagcgtacatagaagatggattgcggcggtggatggtggtatttggggcggtggtggatggtgtttatggggggagaaaatcagagaaggggggagggagagaaaatcggaaatcgaatgaacgtatgtgtgtgtaatgagcgtgatgaagaaaaaaatagggtagtgtaaattaggagggcatcaaagacattttaaaggtagagatgTTAAAAGAGGGGTGGGGTAATTTACTtattaagggagtatagataaacaACTAACAACTAATATAACAACTAATATCTTTGATATCTCATTTTCgaattcttttaattaatacaatACATGATGCATTTAATAGTTCACATCACATCACCAACATCTTCACATACAATATTCTATGtgtaacaaattttttttgacGGCCATTCGGCCAAGTTAGATTACTACGAACCATTTGAATATCACTGTATcatattttaataacaaataaactcatatttatattatattataaaacaaattcacttttaattttaaacaatGTATACATTTTAATGCATGGCGTATCACGTATCATACATCTTagccacattacatcaataacttcaaCTACTCACcgatgccaccaccaccaccaccaatctccacctccaccaccgccactaccGCCGCTCACTGCCACTACCACCCGTCACCGCTGCCGCCATTAAATCACGGCCATCGCCGCAACGCTCGGATACCTTTctcgtttttttaaaaaagatgatCACCTAATTGTGAAATTTAAACCCAAAATCTTATAATGAAATCGTATCCTCCCATTaagatgttttttttctttttttttttctttaacgacattttagtttacatatatatttagatgACTCGTATATTTAGAATGAAactttaaaatctaaaaaattctCTTATTAGTCTATTCCACAGATATGAAAAATTGAACTCAAACTAAAGTGAATCATCTCAAATTCTACCATTAACACGTTGGGCTACAAACATGAGAGTAGCACGTAAGACAtatgttaattattaataaatagtAGTTGGTTTCTTTACAAGTCACTTGTAGATATAGCATCTTAATTgctttttgtaatatataaatcaaaaccTTGTCGATGTATAACCGATCCTGTATATAAACTATGCAACTTATATGGCTGTGTTATCGATCTTTAGTCTTTACttaaagaaaaaggaaatatatatattaaactgaAAATGTGGGTAGTAAATTGTTTTTATAAGTAGATATAATATAATCACATGCTACCTTGTGAGACATTAATTACTTATAATTATGTCTACATAATGTTTGTTCATATCGCAGCTTGCCGTAAATGCATCAAGGATAGTGGATAGGATTATAATACTTTTCTAACCATCAATCACTTTGTTATCATTTGTATATCCTATTGTCCAACTAATTAATCTAATACATCTTGATGTTTTTGAGTATATGTCTACAAGAAACTTTATAACCTCGGTGTTCTAGAAAGAAATAGTCTGTCACGTCAAATATCATCACTTTAATCTAGAAACAGAAACTTATCACAATTCAGTTTTCCATAGAAGACTAACttcatatattataataatttaatgtGAATATCTGTATGATTTACATAttagctatataatatatatatatatatatatatatatatatatatatatatattagttttttataCATAGATAAATGGAATCTAAGCATGATTCATTACATGTATTTGTTCGGCATGATATTATTGAGAAACATGTAACAAAAGTATTGGTTAATATCTAATAATTCTATTTTGCTATTGGTAAAGTTATAACcttaaaatttaaagttatgATAGTGAAAcatgatttaaaattttattttaccatCTGAATCGAGCGTGTTGCGTGTATGTCAATACAAATGCATAGGCCTAACACATAATTTTAAGGACAAACTAACTAAGGCATACAACCATATTAATGTCAAGAATTAAACAGTTAAATATAAGGTTTTTAGTCCTAGATATATGAAAGGCCAACATATACATGGATCTGTACATAGATCGATTATGCATTTTGTAAAAAGGGATAACTGATTTATCAATATTCATCACAAAACACTATAATACACTGGTGTAAAAACTTTTATCAAGTTAAATACTATGCAAACAATGCAATTTTTTCGCCTTGCAACTAGAATTCGAAACATTTTGGTAATTGttgaaacaaacaaaatttcaagattttcaagAGTTCGATTAAGATTATACGGATAATTGTAATTTGCTattcagaaaagaaaaaaaaaatgaaggatCACACCGGTATGGTGAAGATGAACGTTAACAAAActataatattaacaaaattatgtaaaaacaaACTATAagaaaatgtttgttttttttttttgttggacaCATCACATATATGAGGATAATATTCTTATTGGGCCTACAGTCCTTTTTGTACATAAATGATTTTGCTAAACAAGTGGTCATAGGTCCTTTTTGTGCACCAATGCTTTTGTTAAACAATGcgtattatactattatttaatatttattatgtctATTTCGCACTACCCATGAGCGATTGAGCTCCACAACTAAATGGCCCTGTGTTTCCTATCAAATAATTTCAAGTAAACTTTTCACTACTAGTGTACTGCCAAAACAAGGAACTCCCAAGAACCACCAATGATTTAGCATTGCTTGCCTTGAAAAGGCAGGTGAAAGGTTACTAGATGGAATTGAATGCTTTACATTTGTTCTGATATCTCGAAAAAAATTAGCAAATCTCGAAAAAAGTCAAAGATATGCCGACAATCGTTACATCAATGATTACATATGGTGTAAATACACAAAAGCAGCTGTCACCAAACTGCAGTATGCAACCAAGCTTATGTTTGTGCCCTTCATTGTCATTCCTGCATTTAGGATAAAACATTGTATGTTCACTACAGAGCAGAACAAGAGTTTCTCCAACCAAAAAGTAATTAATTGAGATAAGAAAGCAAGGAAAGAACAAGCAGAGTACATCAGATAAAACTATTATGAATGCCTAAGTTTTCCTCATTATTTTTGGAAGGTAAATTATGAATGCCTAATTGACTTCTCAATATGGTGATATCATCATGCTTGATCCTCTCGAGTCTCAAAACATGGACATGCATGCCCAAAAAGATGCAGTCAACCTAAATTTCAGAGAAACCATGAACCTAAGTGCATTTTGATTAGCCTCAGTAGCGGTTAactaataaaagtttataaattcgTTGAATCTATATAGATCAATAATATGTCCTCATTAATTCGCCGATCCAAATTCCAAAAGGATTGACATTTACGTTTGTATCAACTTAAAAGGGAACAAAGAAAATTTATTGTGCACTATGGGATTTCAACACAAGAAAACCATGTTTGTATTTCGTAAAAAGGTTGGAATACCCTGAATCGGTTCATTATGAAACGCTTACATGCCAAGAAAAATACTAAATACTATATTTTACTTTTGGTATGAAATTTGTGTGGATTTGCATGTATTGATTGTTAGCCAATGATATTTTTTCAAGTACCAAATCAAAAAAAGAACCACAAAATGCAGATTGTAAAGCTTATCTATCTAAATACGATCAACATTGGACTATTAGCTTGGTTGGCTTCTTTTGTTTTGGTTTGGTTGACAGTTAGATTTTCACTAGGCAAATTTTTTGTAACCCCATTTGACTCTGCACATGATAACATCAGAGTATAGCTTAAAGAACAGCAAATAACAGAATGCATGTATATTGCCATATTGTTAGAAAGCATGCTTAAATTGTAGAAAGCATTTgacattttattgattttttgttATCAATGAGATGGGTATTTAGCTTCATACCTTAAACCTCTTTGACCGTGCGTTACTTTCAGAAAAACGAGGCGCACGTGACTCATATCTACCAACTTCGCTTCTATAACCACCAGTTGCTACTTTTGGTATTGACCTACTATTTTCTTCAATTAGACGTCTACTAAATATACCGTCCTTATCCCAACTGACCTCATAATCAGCCTTTAAACGTGATCCTTCCTGTAATCAAGAAATTACAAAACAACTCATCAGTCGcatggttattattattattattaaaaagaaaaattacatATGCTTAAAACAAATACCGTATAATAATCATTAAGAAAATAAACAGtctcataaaaaataaaaatataaatagtagTTAAAGTAACTTCGAAATGCATAATTACCTTTTGTAATGACCTCCCACATAACACTTTTAAGGCCTTAGAAAACTCCTTATGGTCCTCAAACCGAACCACAATCTTACATTGGAGGCCAGGAACTATATCTTCTGCTTCTTCATCGGCATCTTTACCAATGCCATCATCTTCGGAAACATCAAGATTTCTGTTCAGAAATTTTGTCAAAACAGTAAATCACATACATTAGCACACAAGTTGGCGAATTCTTCAAGTATCATTGATTAAGTCATTTGAAGAACTCAAAAGGAAAATATCAATACTTCGCATTTGTTGGGACTAAAATACAACAAGAGTACAAAATTAATGGAAACCaacagataaatatatatagggtgacaatcaaatgagaaccaacttaaaatgagaacacttaaaaactacattttgatgcattaaaagtccataaaactgatatagtgtttaactaattatcattatttaagtgtttaacaacacattgatccgtcaaactcgaaaaaatcacgttttttgttggatgcatcattttgataaatatgcatccaagatggatgcacagaacaaaaaacgtgattttttcgattttgacggatcaatgtgttgttaaacacttaaataatgataattagttaagcactatgttagttttatggacttttaatgcatcaaaatgatgtttttaagtgttctcaccgttcttattttaaaagtgttctcaccggagtgttacccaatatatatatatatatatatgtgtgtaggggaaagataatttgagaccaactaaaaaaagtccaaaaaaggaccattgattttcgtaacttacacaccaccatcatcatctactacgatatacaagacttttttgtaaaaacactaagactttccagcgacgggcccacagaaaaatcatgtgtaagttaacttacatatgtaccggaaaatcatgtgtaagtaacttacacatgtgtaagtaacttacacatgtgtaagttaacttacacatgatttcctggtgggcccgtcgccggaaagtcttagtgtttttacaaaaaagtcttgtatatcgtagtagatgatgatggtgtacaaaaatcaatggtcctagttggtcctaaaataaaatgtagtctcaaaatatctcaccatatatatatataggagagagatcaaataagaaggtgtcttagggagagaaggtcttatgaaccaatcagaacgtgacatgtggatttaaaaaaaaaacgtggtggcctttttgtaaatatatcaaacttttgtcagcctggttctgggtcagcttgggtctgggtcagctttggttatgatcagcttggtctgtcagcttggttgggtcagcttggtcagcctggaatctgggtcagcttgggatctacatttgtgtagattatgtgtagttttgtgtcaagccaacccaacccaagctgacccaacccaaccccaagctgacccaacccgaccccaagctgacccaaaacccataatctacatttgtgtagattgtgtcaagctgacccaacccaagctaaccaagttgacccaacctgaaccagaccccaagctgacccaacccaaccccaagctgacccaacctgaccccaagctgacccaacctgaccccaagctgaccaaaacccataatctacatttgtgtagattaatctacatttgtgtaaattgtgtcaacctgacccaagctgaacctgaccccaagctgacccaacctgaccccaagctgacccaaaacccataatctacatttgtgtagattgtgtcaagttgacccaacccaagctaaccaagctgacccaacccaaccccaagttgacccaacatgaccccaagctgacccaaccccaatcTAACCGAACCTCaccccaagctaaccaaactgatcatgctgaccaacaAAACTGATcggaacccaagctgaccaaccaagctaacccacaacccaagctgaccaaaccaagctgacctaccaagctgacccagaacccaggctgaccaagcttcaaaaaagtttgatttatttaccaaaatgccaccgcgcattttttttcattttgacacatgtcgcgttctaattggcctataggaccttctctctcttctctccctaagacaccttctttcaggatctctaccctatatatatatatataagagaaggCAACTAAGGGGCATGCATACCTTATCTTTCCTAAAGCAGAAAATATTGTATGAGTAACCAACATTGAAGGTTTAGATGAAACCCTTGTCTCCGCAAACCAACGTGATGGAACACCTCTTAGCACAATTGTGTCAGGTTCCCGTTTTCTACCCCTTGAATATCCTGttcataaaaacataaattgccATAGCAGTACTACTTTAAAATGGTATATTTACTTCATCACACAACAAAATATAGGAATTAACCTAAATACTTCAAACATAAAACAATACACTACATAAACAAGCACTGCTATGAATTACTAGAAGGGTACCCATGCGATGCGGCGGTGTAATGGCTGCGGCGGTAGTGGCAGTGACGGGTGATGGTGGCGCGCAGCGGTAGCGGCGGCAgcgagtagtgtaggttattgatgttatgtggttttgataaattgttgaaacttaaaattcaacaaaatgttatttgctttataatatagtatagatatagatagatatcaCAAAACTGAATCTTCACTTTAGATTAATATAGTCTGATTTTAGTAAGTAGATTAATTAATTGCTTATGCCAATGTGTGTTACTCTGAATGTTCGACAATCAAAGCATCAGCCAAACACTAATTGGATTTACCAAAACCACTGAaggatttttcttttcttttttggttcCCCGGATGCAAAGTACATCTCTATGTAgggttaaaaatgaaaacagaAAACCACGACAGCCTTAGTGCCATTCATGTCGATCTTCTAATTAATAAACGAGCTTCAactagactttgaactcatttCCATATTGTCTCAAATTTGCATAAGGCTTTCTTCTCCTACTGGAAACTAGGACTCGTTTAGTTGTTATATCTAGAACCATAACCTTCCTTTATGACAATTGGCTATGTCTGCTTATGAACTGTTTGCAAGTCGTATGAATTGGATCCTAGGTTCTACAAATATTCACCTCAATCAATTAGTGCCTTGCATAACACAACTTTCCATTCCTGGCATTAAAAAACTGGCTACTTATTAACTTCAGATGATCTGGACTATCTCTCCTCTATGATCCAAAACTTCCACCCAAAAGCAAATAAACCCAACCTCATCCACTAGAGTGCAAAATCTCAATTGTTAGGTTATTATCAGACTGTGCTCTATTAAAGCTACTCAAGTACCGAGGTTACTGAAGGATATCAGCAGTATAATGGGGTTTACCTTATCGAATATACTATATAGGGTTAATAGTTATGTACTTAAAAAAGCTGTAAGAATGCTAGTAATGCATTATTGCAACAAGAAAGCGTTTACCAACCATCATATATTGCTCTGA includes these proteins:
- the LOC122580124 gene encoding uncharacterized protein LOC122580124 — translated: MAFICGSHANQEEDDFEVFFSVPSTPQRKPTRRHSFCSRSNKENNKNPYSNRGLDKFEALLADLDGKRQKIYTQKGSEDISLVRFVYSSSSDVKPIIVKVKNQKKQDKDQKKQDKDHNIKLENTKLSILPPKHHGEARNTSRDMVIMQQGKSWYSVDQLSKKFGEWWKPWYSLPLFVILVLVFLIFFGRSVAILCTSLGWYLVPMINERSDNMKKPKKNMKKEYSRKASEKIVTSPRSVLNNNGLIS
- the LOC122580657 gene encoding A-kinase anchor protein 17B codes for the protein MSNNIKPTETLSLESGLSLAPRFKLNLTIHRSDATVKPLDEWQLKTSLTTFIKSSFSVTIQEQDLIIRKYKDVKKRKRDDPVARGCVFFRELGFLSGNNGGDEEKKVSEWKKKVVEKMDGIELSLVGVKFKLSVEVPKSDDFDAMRKEWEEGENALSGGDRGYSRGRKREPDTIVLRGVPSRWFAETRVSSKPSMLVTHTIFSALGKIRNLDVSEDDGIGKDADEEAEDIVPGLQCKIVVRFEDHKEFSKALKVLCGRSLQKEGSRLKADYEVSWDKDGIFSRRLIEENSRSIPKVATGGYRSEVGRYESRAPRFSESNARSKRFKE